In the genome of Calothrix sp. PCC 6303, the window TGACGAGTAATTTTATGTAGCTTCAAACCTTTAGCAGTCCATTTATCAACGTAGGGAAGCATTGCTTCTACAACCTGATGACGTGTTCTAGGGATATTTTCATCACCGTAAAATTGCGAATCTACCTGTGAGAAAAGATACGGATTATTGTATGCCGCACGTCCAATCATCACAGCATCAACTGACTCTAGCTGTTCCTGTACCTGTGCTAAATTTGTCAAGCCGCCGTTAATTTCGATAAATAAGTCAGGAAAATCAGCTTTGAGACGATGGACATCAGCGTAACGCAAAGGGGGAATATCCCGGTTTTCCTTGGGACTCAATCCCTTTAACCAAGCCTTACGAGCATGGACATTAAATACCTTACACCCTGAGAGCGCGATCGCATTCACAAACGCAGCCATATTTTCGTAGCTATCAACATCATCCACTCCAATCCGGTGCTTCACACTAATTGGTATATTCACAGCAGCAACCATTGCAGCTACGCAATCAGCCACTTTTTCCGGTTGCATCATCAAACAAGCACCAAAGTTGCCATCCTGTACCCGACTACTGGGACATCCAACATTCAAATTAATTTCGTCATAACCCATATCTTCGGCAATTCGCGCACACTTCGCCAATTCTTGGGGATTATCACCACCAACCTGTAAAACTAGCGGTTTCTCTTCCGGGGAAAAGCCTAAAAGATGTTCTCTGTCACCATGAATAATCGCCGCAGTTGTCACCATTTCGGTATACAACAAAGTATGCTGAGTAATCTGCCGCATAAAGTAGCGAAAATGACGATCAGTACGATCCATCATTGGTGCGACACTGATGGGGTAATATTGCGATCGCGCCGAATTCTGAACTGGTACTGATGTGGATAATGTTGTTTGATTCACAGACTAATAATTAATTCATCTATTGTATATTCAGGCAATGGTCGTTCACTAGCCTAGCGCTTAATGGACAACCCGCTCTACCCACTCACAGCTTAAAATATATTTTAATTATACTTTTATGAAATTCAGTTGTTAATACTGGAATTTCCCAATAATCGATATTATCATCAAAGATAGATTTCAAAGCTGATCTGTTGATAGTTTACTTTGACACAACACGCAAAAATATTGTATGATCGTGTAGGTAACTTGTAATCGCAATTAATATGTATATATTAATTTTCCTTAATTTAGGTTGAATAACTAAATATGCAAGTCCGACACCGCATCTGGGGTATTATCTCCAAAATCGAAAGCTTGAATACTATATTCTGAATAATAGGGTTAGTGCCAAGTTTGATCAAAAATTTGAATTGCCAGCAGCGTCCTGTTATCAAGCTTAGTTTGTAATATTAAACATTAACTCATACATTAATTTTAATGATTTTCTCAAAAATCGTAATAGTGGTAGCCCAAATCACAAGTTATGGTGAAGGCATTGTGACTCTATTCAGTTAGTAGTAAATATGAGAATTTCAAAACAGAAAAGTGCAAAGTTAAAGTCTTATTTCGGTTTGATGCCATACGCAGCTATCGGAATAGCAATTTTTTACTTTAACTCATTAGCAAATACGAATTATCTACTTAGGGGATATTTTACATTGCTAGAGTGCCAAACCGCAATACTGGCAATTTTATTCATAACTGGTAAACTAAAAACCAAGTCTGAGCCTACAGATCATCATTAAATAATAATTAATTATATCATTTCATCTTCAGTAACGACCATACATTATTAAATAAGTAAACAGGAGTAGGCAATGAAGAGTAAGGGAACAGCTACAATTATATGTTTTTTTCTGGGTGGTTTAGGCGTTCATAAATTCTATCTTGGACAAACTGGTGCTGGAATTGTATATCTATTATTGAGTTGGACTTTTGTACCTTCAATCATCGCATTTGTTGAGTTTTTTATTCTTCTATTAATGTCTGACGAAGATTTCAACAGACAGTACAATAACGGGATAAGTGGTAGTGGTTATAGTGGTGGTGCAATATCTGCCCAAGATGCCACAAGGGCTTTAGGTGATTTAAAAAAATTGTTTGAATCTGGCGTAATTACAGCAGAAGAATATGAAGAAAAGCGGCAGAAACTTTTGAAATCTTTGTAAAAATAAAGTTGGTTTTATCGTGTCGCAATCATCTTGGTTTCAGCAAACACCCCGTTGGGTATGGCTTTCTGCAATTCCAGTATTTGGTGGTTTGGCAATAAGTTATGCTGGTTATAAATCAAAAACTAAAGGATGGATAGCTGTAGGGATAGGAATCACAGGTGCTTCCTTGTTATTATCTAGTAGTGGTTTAACATCTTTTATCTGGATGGGTCAAATAGGACTATCTGTCTATTTGAAAAAAAGATTTTTAGCAAAAACATATCCCAAAACTTTACCAATTCCCCACGAGCCAGAATTAGCCAAAATAATAGCTAACAATCGTGATAAAATTGATATTAACGAATGCACTAAAAATGATTTAGTAATGTTAGGTATTCCCATCGTTTATGCAAATAACGTCGAGTCATTACAAAACGAAGGATATATATTTACCCACATAGAAGAATTGAGTGAAATTGCTGGAATTCCAGAAAAAACTGTAGCTAAAGTTTCGTCAATGCTAGTTTTTAGTTATAACTACAGAAAAGAAGCTGACTCTTCTTGGAGAAGACTAAATACATATACAGTTCAGGAATTAATTGATTGTGGTTTAGATGCTGTAATCGCCGAAAAAATCGTTAGGGAAAGACAGCGCAAAGGCGAATATAAATCGTTAATTGATGTTAAATATCGCACGAATTTACCTGTAAATAGTTATAAGCAGATTTCTTAGTTTAGGCTATGCAGCTTGATGAAAAATATCGAAATTCAAACAGCAACAGTTAAAATACCCAATCACAAATTAGAAATCGATGCCTATCTCGCTCAACCAATTCAAAGTATAAATTCTGGTGCAGTTATCGTGTTTCATGAAATCTTTGGCGTGAATGGAAATATTCGAGATATCACCGAATTAATTGCCAAACAAGGATATATTGCTATTGCCCCAGCGATGTACCAACGTAATGCTCCCGGTTTTGAATTTGGCTTGAGTGAAGCGGATATTGGTTACAGCCAACAAGCCTATGAATTGGGATTAAAATATTATCAACAGGTCAAATATGGGGAAATATTAAGCGATATTGCAGCAACAATTTCCTACCTCAAAAACTTACCAAATCTAAAAATTAATTCCATTGGCTGCATTGGCTTTTGTTTCGGTGGTCATGTTGCTTATATGGCTGCAACTTTACCTGATATTAAA includes:
- the dusA gene encoding tRNA dihydrouridine(20/20a) synthase DusA, whose amino-acid sequence is MNQTTLSTSVPVQNSARSQYYPISVAPMMDRTDRHFRYFMRQITQHTLLYTEMVTTAAIIHGDREHLLGFSPEEKPLVLQVGGDNPQELAKCARIAEDMGYDEINLNVGCPSSRVQDGNFGACLMMQPEKVADCVAAMVAAVNIPISVKHRIGVDDVDSYENMAAFVNAIALSGCKVFNVHARKAWLKGLSPKENRDIPPLRYADVHRLKADFPDLFIEINGGLTNLAQVQEQLESVDAVMIGRAAYNNPYLFSQVDSQFYGDENIPRTRHQVVEAMLPYVDKWTAKGLKLHKITRHMLQLFAGKPGSRAWKQYITEHSCRGAGDSQVLVQALALVPSTT
- a CDS encoding NINE protein, whose product is MKSKGTATIICFFLGGLGVHKFYLGQTGAGIVYLLLSWTFVPSIIAFVEFFILLLMSDEDFNRQYNNGISGSGYSGGAISAQDATRALGDLKKLFESGVITAEEYEEKRQKLLKSL
- a CDS encoding helix-hairpin-helix domain-containing protein, giving the protein MSQSSWFQQTPRWVWLSAIPVFGGLAISYAGYKSKTKGWIAVGIGITGASLLLSSSGLTSFIWMGQIGLSVYLKKRFLAKTYPKTLPIPHEPELAKIIANNRDKIDINECTKNDLVMLGIPIVYANNVESLQNEGYIFTHIEELSEIAGIPEKTVAKVSSMLVFSYNYRKEADSSWRRLNTYTVQELIDCGLDAVIAEKIVRERQRKGEYKSLIDVKYRTNLPVNSYKQIS
- a CDS encoding dienelactone hydrolase family protein, which translates into the protein MKNIEIQTATVKIPNHKLEIDAYLAQPIQSINSGAVIVFHEIFGVNGNIRDITELIAKQGYIAIAPAMYQRNAPGFEFGLSEADIGYSQQAYELGLKYYQQVKYGEILSDIAATISYLKNLPNLKINSIGCIGFCFGGHVAYMAATLPDIKVAASFYGGGITTSSYGEEIPTLNRTQNIKGTIYCFFGTKDTLVSQEENQKIAAELEKHKINHRVFRYDAGHGFFTGFFLDKYPFLTKHPNLNREAAIDSWYKVLELFHGGLSSKVTAM